A DNA window from Ctenopharyngodon idella isolate HZGC_01 chromosome 10, HZGC01, whole genome shotgun sequence contains the following coding sequences:
- the LOC127521892 gene encoding uncharacterized protein LOC127521892 isoform X2 — translation MDRLCARIFLLVVTAGVLISNTELIVHLEPKNITVCEGDSVTLNCTFQPGGKYKVKWYYSQTPYLDCNSATDEKREKWLISTGNNDTWSTFNITSITTNDSGWYFCKVTRDIPVLVHNCSDGIQVLVDANSTQNQTENQPPSTTTEALPTTCLNATITSTSTSDPPNFDHPWWIWVALAVGCVVLVVSVVVLYILTRKSKDIIYENTKPVESGCWRRNRNQMDNCNLPASKKTETIKPLRKYDTLSSNRNRRP, via the exons CAGGAGTTTTGATCAGTAATACCGAACTGATTGTCCACTTGGAACCAAAGAACATTACAGTCTGTGAAGGAGACTCCGTCACACTCAACTGCACTTTTCAACCGGGTGGAAAGTACAAAGTGAAATGGTACTATAGCCAGACACCTTATTTAGACTGTAACTCTGCAACAGATGAAAAACGTGAAAAGTGGCTTATTAGTACAGGAAATAATGACACTTGGTCAACATTCAACATTACTTCCATCACGACCAATGACAGCGGATGGTACTTCTGCAAGGTTACGAGAGATATTCCTGTTCTCGTACACAACTGCAGTGATGGAATACAGGTTCTGGTCG ATGCCAACAGTACCCAGAATCAGACAGAAAATCAGCCGCCAAGTACCACTACAGAAGCTTTACCCACAACTTGCTTGAATG CTACAATAACCTCCACATCAACATCAGATCCTCCCAATTTTGATCATCCGTGGTGGATATGGGTAGCGCTGGCAGTTGGATGTGTCGTACTTGTTGTGTCAGTTGTTGTCTTATACATCTTAACTCGCAAATCTAAAG ATATCATTTATGAGAACACCAAACCAGTGGAATCGGGCTGTTGGAGGCGAAATCGGAATCAGATGGACAACTGCAACTTGCCTGCATCCAAGAAAACTGAAACCATTAAACCGCTGAGGAAGTATGACACTCTTTCAAGCAACAGGAACCGCAGGCCATAA